The following nucleotide sequence is from Acyrthosiphon pisum isolate AL4f chromosome A2, pea_aphid_22Mar2018_4r6ur, whole genome shotgun sequence.
AACAAGaaacaatttactattttagcaGTTGTcgaaatttaattgtttaaaagatgtcttatcgtatattatgtattatttattcatggaCTGAAATGGGCATTTATAGACGATTAAGCtgtggtatatttttattttgactaaTCCTAAGCAATTTTTACTaatgttttatcattataaatcatcgatttatattagtattcatattattaactatcactttttatgtttttaaattgtttggctaggtatataaaataaaaatgtatcatttgaTTGAGAAAcggtatttttctaatatttggtagctaatttcaataatttctaaaaagaGTAACATCGtagggggacgaggtggccgagtgGTCTAAGGCGTCGGTATTGCCAGTTCGATTCTTGGCcactgggtggcatttttcttcgggcaagttacggtgtccggagaacaagtgccaccatcccccacgcgggcatggcagatacctacaggtgcccaaattgaaaattctgccaaaaccagCACACACGTGTAAATAAACTATAGTTCCCTCCCCTACAGTACCACAGGCTAATAACCTTAACTCTAAGccttaattctaaaaaaaaaaaaaaagtaacatcatagtaaatattaacataagagtacatcttaatattttaatatgtcttaaactattataataataattatgaattgttTTGTCACAATTCTGAATTTCTATTTTCACATTAACAAATCACTAACCTTTTCAGGATAAACCATGGGTGTACGGGCAATTGGTGCAACTTCAAAAAAAGTTGGGCAAGGAAAACTTTCCTTTGATTGAACAGACTTTCTATCCGAGCTCCGGCGAAAtggtaaaacaaattatatattttgatatattatagcgACAATAGATAAATAATGACTCATATCATTGCGTTTCAGTCGGTGGCCACTCAATTGCCAGTGGTCCTCAAAGTTGGGCACGCTCATGGAGGCGTGGGTAAAATCAAAGTCGAAAATAATTCTGACTTCCAGGACATGACATCAATTGTATCTGTTGCTTCAACGTACTGCACCACCGAACCATTTGTGGATAGCAAATATGATCTTCATCTAACTAAAATTGGACCTCATTACAGAGCGttgatgtaaatataaatgCGTTTTGTTCGTACAGCATTGATTCGCTAATTTGTTACGGAATTACTTTTCAGGCGTAAAAGCGTCTCAGGCAATTGGAAATCGTGTGTGGGTTCGGCGATGTTGGAAGAAACAGAAGTTCTAGAAAGATATAAATTTTGGCTGGACGCTGTGGCAGAACTTTTTGGTGGTCTGGATATTTTGGCATTGGAGGTAGTTGTTTCCAAAGACGGAATAGAGCAAATCATTGGCGTCAATGACTCTGCATTATCCTTGCTGGGAAATCAGCAAGAAGAAGACAGGAAACATATTTTCGATTTGATCATGGAACGATTAGAAGTATGTAAACTTTTACTTTAgttcaataatagtataataaattcatctaggaatattaaatttaagacaTTCAGAGGACATCACACCCACATGAAGTGTTGTTTCTGGACTCTGcattacaaatgtacaacatagacAATTTGCATTAAGCAAAAGCAATTTGGGTTGTTAAGAATACTAATATAAGAGCGATCTGTTAGTTATTCTTTAATATCAGAgtgaatttagtatttacccaTTATCAAACCTAAAGAcaagaatattatctatacctaaTAGGCttctaatgatatttttatttttaaggtgagttataactagggctaggaaaataaagcactaaaaacctacaataaaggaattaaaaaaattgccaataatgctacaaaaaaagcattttaaccaagaaaatgcactaaaaatgaCTTGANNNNNNNNNNNNNNNNNNNNNNNNNNNNNNNNNNNNNNNNNNNNNNNNNNNNNNNNNNNNNNNNNNNNNNNNNNNNNNNNNNNNNNNNNNNNNNNNNNNNNNNNNNNNNNNNNNNNNNNNNNNNNNNNNNNNNNNNNNNNNNNNNNNNNNNNNNNNNNNNNNNNNNNNNttatttacgaatatcataagaaaaatgcaaaaaaagcaaaatcaaaattgcatatttgaactctgtgatgaattgaatcgaattttgtttttgattagctatgtcctgtagtactatgaaagaaaatgcaaatgctacaaaatcctagccctagttataactatgtatttaaaatattacaattttaaattgctcATAGCCCCCTTAAAAATTTATGAGATCctcgataatatttttaccttttaatTTGATAGTaggtcaattcattctaatatcaaatataacaaCACTAAATTGGTTTTACCGAACGAAAATGTGCTGTTATACGTTTGCTTGCAGGTGTACCACCCGGTACTGggtaccaaatataatatttaccatcatACGTTTAAGAATAGCCacgtatttttttacataaccgTTATGTcaaattgttgtaatttaagtgaattaataaattgaactattacataataataacatattaagtatgtctatgaaaaattattttacggaCCAATCCATCATCCAACTTAAAACTAACATGCTGATCGATTCCTCAGTGAATTTCTATTACGTTTCGTTAAATTATGAAcgcttttaattaataaaaaaatatgtattgcacTAGACACAAGTATTGGCAAATATGGGTCTCCAAGCAGTTAGCCAACCACAAGAAGAAGAACCACCAGCTATTCCAGCGAGACGAGATTCTTTGGGTAAGGCTTACAATGTTCAGCCAAaatagcttttaaaaatatagctcatattataatagccatTTATGAactactgaatataatataatatgtaggtatgcataatagtatacaatttgaaattcgTAGTTTCAGAGAGCAGCGTGACCAGCAGCCACCAATCTAGCCAACCGGTGAAAGCGAACCTAAGCCGTCAAGGGTCCATCGTTTCAGCTGCGGCTCCAGTTCCGGCTCAGCAAAACAAAGCAGGGCAGCTGGACGACACCGAAGACACGATGAAAAATCTGAGGAAAACGTTCGCTGGAATTTTCGGCGAAATGTAAACGCGGACTCGCCGAAACCATAAAACTGGAATACCgacgaaaaaaatattggagAAAACATACTTTAACATAAGACTATTGTGTGTTTGTATCACGTATTATTTATGCCTTTTGACATTAACAAGCTAAACTGTTGATTTAatggaacgaaaaaaaaaaaactagaatagTAAATTTATACGGTTTGGACAAAAATCGTACGCACTAGATGtttattatacgaaaaaatGCGATGGGATCAACAATTTAATCCAccgaatacattattatttcaatattattcgaGTTACATAGACAAAACCTGTtaagtttttattgtttaattgtaaCCACTTGGCTTatgcaaatattatttgttttagaaaaaaaaatgttttcccgCCTTTCTATAAATTtgattgtttttgaattacgttatcattaaacatcataatataacccTATTAATACTTACTCTATACTAtctattatgtacatatattattatattataatatatgctataaagaaattacattttaaaacggTCATAATCATGGTTAAACTCAATATTGTGTGATCGATTAaagcaatataatttaatatattatattaatattaaacgtaatagaatagacataataatacataacaatattatcaaactaatataatcatactattatacaacatttcttttggctttacatattattataacaacatatttttaattctttccTATACTAaacatagacataataataagtaaaggTTTACCACCCGTAGAAcgttttgacttattttattagttagtaagttttaattgaCACCAAACGAAcgaaacaacaataattttaactttataatcataattatatattttaatgataggcattttatactaataatttgcCAACATCACACATgacgtgtgtattataatattatacaaacacattGATTTATGGAACAAATAAACCTAAGtagactaattttttttttaaatagttatttgatacaatattttatgataataattactttaatggttaattattattactattactctttgttaattaattgaatTCGATTTTTTACgaatcttaattatttattctttataaagttattggaaaattaaaggaaaatattattgtagtaagtccaactttgtttttttaaactgatgTCAATGACCTCTGCGTACATTCATGTTTTATCCTGCATTTGTCCATTTTCAATAACAACATTGCAATGCAATCATTGcaattcaaaatatactttGGAGGAATACACAgtgctaataaaatattgtatgaattctaaaccaatattttgtaacataaacataattataatcctgtaacatttttggaaaataaataatttttatttcttatttaatttaatattttataaaattgttctaAATTAGAAACATTATCAAGCAATGGTATTTacagttcttaaaaatatagaattttttaatgtgtattataaacataattaactgattatcataatacattaatttctatatttataggtagcaaaaatgtaaattgtgttCATTTGGGTGATGtctgcaaacattttttatattgtgttagtATAGTCACCTAAGTAAAAGAACGTTCTGTTTTGAACATGTCCATTATTGTTCATagactaatattattacaatattatacattactccTTTACATgactgaattatttttaattaaacattcagttttcaaattgttaataactaaaaaaagcgttcaataaaattaaacaaaccaTGCCGAATATGCTatactttgaaaattaattagagtagaaattaattgtttaaacattaGATACCCCAAAACCTTGGGCTGAATTATTCACACATGAATGATTAATGCGGACAATGTGGTCATATATTTTTcgatttgttataaaatttactATCAGAATATTGGTCTCGAGaggaatttattatacattcaaataaCTAGAAAAGattgttttagtatttttatcgttttaagtttataattatagcgTATTACAGATATCTATAAATACGTTATAGATGTCCGATAGGTGATATCATCATAAAATTGCTTGTAACACACAGCTGAATCTTCAATAACCGtatcaacaaaatttatttcaaCATCATACTAAAGAAATGAGATTTAAATTATCAAGAACACTATACATTAAACCTATCTACTTATTATAGAGCTTGTAACAGTTATGCatttatacctactgtaaaataatatgttttattgctgttataatatgtttcataatataaacatgtagTTAGTTAATAACAACTATAGTTTTATAGAATCAACTCTGCAATAACCTAGGTTTAAGTGAAATAATGAACTTtatggtttgaaaaaaaaaactattgagtcctgaacgataatgataatgacaatattatatataggaagCTTTGTTTATCATTGTTTATAtccaatacattttcaatatttttttttgtactgacatactgtaatatttttcattgtgtTGATATTACATGAATTTGTGTACAACTTGTGTAAGAGTAAggataggtataccgtatacgcgTGTGGGTGAACCATAGTCATGATTTCTACatagatacctaaataataattgatgtgtACCGACTTATAATGCACAGTTTTGCTTagggctataataaaatatgcttacTTCAATAGTTGTGTtggttaagtttaaaaaataattaaataatataaaatacaaacttcGCTAtgtcgtataaattataatcacagaAGATAATATAACCAACAGGCAACAAGGATACACGGGCCCAAAACGTACAGAGCACCAaacaaccatattataaatCCGTAAGTCCATTTCATCAAAAatcaattatgtattataagtcTCTTGTAACTTATAAGACCTCCATTCTGTAGAGCTTGTGGAACACAAATTAGAGTCTAcgctatattaggtattataatttataatctctTGGACTTGCATAATGTAAGCCTTTCTGTTATCTGTTACTCTCAGACTTGTCCCTGTACCCTGCCAGTACAATAATGTAATACCATATTTTACCCTAttggtacaataatttaatacaatataatattaaaaccgtgcacttgatttttttgtaaattttagaatttttttaaaatgtatcctGGGGAATAACAGATGCTTTcgttaaaatgcaaataaactCCAACAAGCGATTACTCGTCTTAAATGTACTTCAAAGaaacatacaaatacatttttaatacttaattatatgaatagtttaagtgatataatatttccatatttgtttgttttgtaacctacctacctacatatttcgcaatcaatttataacaaatttagtttaaatgcaataatttattattattatgcaaataccataataaatataaatacggtGATTGGATATTTTTCAGTGCTATACTATTGCTTTATATTAGAAGTAGATGTAGGTActtggaaaattattttgatccaattttcatgataaaatgtcaaaaaaataatattttgcttacATTCTTAGCTATGGAACTATAATCGGAAATGCGCAGTTTGTGATtgactaaaaaacaaaaaaccaatgTTATTGAtactgtcaaaatatttaagtacatttaatgtttagtagccaaaaatacaatatataggtccTCAAAAACAAATACTAGCGTAATAACTAATTGGCCGAAATTGTCTGGTatctcaaaattattaattttcaaatatattgcgGTACTCATTTTTATACTTGGgttataaagatataaaatattaatttttcattcgaCACACACACCGCCGTTGTCGttgtagtatttttaaatgaataatacactcctctcaaaataaaataaatcgttaaaGACACAtacttttacaaaatgttttactcAAAAATGTTGAACCATTAAAATTTTACACTAGATGTTGAAAACGTATTTCCGCTTAAAACATTCCTATACGTAGTGTACCAActcagctataatatattaaatgttttgtctAGTGTGACAGCCGTGGTATTTTCAAAAGAATCCCAGAAAATGTCcgtgttactaaaaaaaaaaaacacaaaaaatgtcaaGAACATTAATCTCTAGACTTGAGTAGTCtagtttgtttataatatttgaatttccaAATGGACTAACATGGGATGCGGACATTGAGTTTACTTTTAATGTAGAGATTTGCATTCACTAATGGTTGAAGACCACTGAACTAAAGGgaagtgtattttataattcctTATAATAACTGACATTTAAAACAATGCATCTTACACCCCAATTAACTCTAATCTTAACCATCTATAAGAACCTTGGAAATATTCTAAATTCAAAACCTTGATTTTATCGAATTGAGTAACGTCGAACATCTGAATTTaccaaaatctaaattaaatttggttGATATATACTCTCAAGTTTTGATcgtagtacatattatagttaacgatgcatgtatattttttgtgtaaattaatttcaaaaatcttattaaaatattttatgataaaaatatatagttatctaGTCAtgcaaaatgaaattattataaattataaaaagatttaaactacataattataaactaaattaaataaatatgaaaaataattaattgaataaaaaaaaaatgagcagTTAATCTCTTTTATTGTCAGTCTTAAAATTAATCcttctagaaaaaatattatcaatgaaaTATCAATCATCCAACGACGTAAAAATGATTGAGGGTAATAGAATCCTAGGACCGCcttaagtataaaaacaaaattgacttaaaataaaaagaaaaaagcgccttaaaatacacatataggCAAGACACTTACTTAACTGTCGgaccatttattatattacaacaaccAACacgatttatgaaataaatttcttgttaaatttttagtaaaataataaagtttgaaaatacaataatctagttgaacattttactaGGAGTGCATGGTGTAGTTTTCAAATCTTTTTGAACAATATCAACAGAGTTATAGCCAATTTAACTAGAAACTATTATAGCGTATTGTCAacaatttattagataatattcccTGCAGCCCGCATTACAATGCACTATCCAACACCTAGAGCaaccaataaacaaaaacaaaaaaacatcattgtaaaaccaatatgttCCCAAAATAATAGGTGGTtctattttcctccaaaaacgagataccgttttcctccactgtcCATT
It contains:
- the LOC100163525 gene encoding synapsin — protein: MAPTDRPPAAQGTQSQQRAQQRQYASKPSRSQAATPASEAADMRLEFQQQQQPGNRTISAPTSPAKTRDSILQRVQSLTDAAKEKASSISNDIKYAAATRRQQRVSKDRLLTLLVVDDENFEWSRYFRGKRFFGDFEIHVEQADIKDLTVTASAERGCTVSMAVLSPSGSRVVRSFRPDFFLCRQSVRDASKDYRNVLLGLNIGGVPSINSLHSLYNFQDKPWVYGQLVQLQKKLGKENFPLIEQTFYPSSGEMSVATQLPVVLKVGHAHGGVGKIKVENNSDFQDMTSIVSVASTYCTTEPFVDSKYDLHLTKIGPHYRALMRKSVSGNWKSCVGSAMLEETEVLERYKFWLDAVAELFGGLDILALEVVVSKDGIEQIIGVNDSALSLLGNQQEEDRKHIFDLIMERLETQVLANMGLQAVSQPQEEEPPAIPARRDSLVSESSVTSSHQSSQPVKANLSRQGSIVSAAAPVPAQQNKAGQLDDTEDTMKNLRKTFAGIFGEM